A window of Saimiri boliviensis isolate mSaiBol1 chromosome 1, mSaiBol1.pri, whole genome shotgun sequence genomic DNA:
AGCAATAGAGATCAAgagtgcaataaataaataaataaataaataaaataaaaaaatcattttgaccCAATAATTCCACTTCCAAGAATCTATCTTTAGGAAAAAATTGGAGATTTGTTCAAGGATTTCTGTTGAATTTTCATTATGAGGTTATTATACTATTGAAACAACTGAAACACCCAAGTTGGATTACATTATGGGACATGCTCATGATGGCATCATATTTAAGTgaagtgtttctgtttttgtttttgaggaggagtcttgccctgttgcccaggctggagtgcaatggtgcaatttcggctcactgaaacttctgcctcccaggttcaagcaattctcctgcctcagcttcccgagtagctgggattacaggtgcctgccaccacacccggataatttttttttttttttagtagagacggggtttcaccatgctggccaggctggtctcaaactcctgacctcaggtgatcctcctgccttggcctcccaaagtgctggaattacaagtgtgagtcacccgGCCTTAAGTGAAGTTTCTGGAGCATGGTAGTGACTTTTGGAAAAGGCTCAAGACATCATTTTAATGAGACGTGGAAACTCATCATTACAACGTAATAGGAGAAACGCTTTGACAGACGAAGTGGGAACAGCTGGGAGAGTGAAGGATGGGGGGTCAGGAACAGGGGCATATGAGTTGGGGCTTACAGGTTGGGGAGGTGTTTCCAGGTGGCAAAGAAGGAGAGACTGAGTGGAGAGTCCTAAGTACTGAAGACGACTGGGAAGGTAACACACCTCTTGAGAAGGGCATGCAGCAGCCATACCTCTCATCCGCCACGGTCAGCAAGCCTACTGTGTTTCCTGGAGTGAGGTGGGCCATCAAGATGGGTGGTGCCCTCCTGCTGGAGGAGAGGGGCTCGGCGGAATCCCTGCCACAAGGCCTGGCAGCAACGCCCCTCTGCTGCCCTGGGCCGCAGGCCTGCTGAGCCCCAAGCTCTCGCTTCCCTGTGCGCGAAATAAGTCCCAGAGCCAACGTAGCCTCCGCATCCAGTACTTCCGGGGGCGCCAAAAAACGACTTGCCCTGACCCGCAGCGTCGATGCAACGCGCAAGCGCAGTCACCTCCTGGACGCGGCCAGTGTGAAGTTTCACACCCAAGAGGATGAAGGGCACCCACCTGGCTTAAGAGAACGACTCCCAGGTAAAGGGCCAGACCCAGGCGAGGAGTCGGCACAGGGCCAGAGGTACCCTGCACGCTCAGAGCTCTCCCTCTGAGCCCCTTGCCTTGCTTGGTTGTCCTGGGCCGCAGGCCTCTGCTGTGCTCTCTGGGGGTCTGCTGCCTGTTCCTCGCCAGGTCTTTCCCCCAGCAAcgccttcctcttccttctccagcctgagtcctcctcctcctccgcccaCTACCCCACCTCTGAGGGACAGAAGTTGGGTGGTTTGATAGCAGGAGACTGGAGGGAAGAAGCAAGTCCGGGCCTAGCTACAAGcactccccgccccccgccaggCCCTCGGACACCTGACTTCTGTTAGGCCGCACACACGGTTTGGTCTGAAGTGTTTCTCTGTTAATAGTTGTGGATCTTTCCGATTCCTGATCCAGTGTGTTCAGGCTGGGGCCGCCCTGGTCTTTCAAACCCAGCAGTGAGCTTGGACAGATCCAGAGGTATCTACTCCAGGTAATAGGAGTTCCAGGCAAAATCAGACTCTTCTCATGGCTTAGACCTCTCCTTGTTTACAGCTCCTCCGGGATGTGGGTTGTCTGGAGGTCTGTGTAGCTGGAGGATGCTGGGAAATGTGAGAAGATGTTTCCTCCTTAAAATTTGAATCTTTCTGATCACCTGAATTCTCCTGCTAGTCTCAGATCCCACTCATTGTTATCTTATCCTTGCCCTTCTGTCATCATTTACCTGCCTAATCCCTGAAGGTAGTGAGTTTCCTGTCACTGGAAGTCCACTTTTCCATGCCCTTACTTGTGGGAGTTCTCACAGATGCTGCCTCTCCTCTGGCTCAGATCATGGCTACCGTGAATGAAGCAGCTCGCCGGCTGTCCAAAAGTGGGACAAGCCTCTATGCAGTGCTCGAGCTTAAGAAGGGTGCCTCACCTGAAGACATCAAAAAGTCCTACAGGTTCAGACCTCAGCCCTTTGTTAATCCTTGGAAGTTCCcctttaaacctttttctttctgtatctgcTTTGCTTCCTGACTTTTTGGGGTGGAAGGGGGAGaggaagtctccctctgtcggagagcagagacagagactgctgagagtgcagtggcatgatcttggctcactgcaacctccacctcctgagttcaggtgattctcctgcctcagcctctggggtagctgggattataggcacctgccaccacctctggctaattttttttatttttagtagagatggggtttcaccatgttatccagactggtctcgaactcctcaccttgtgatctgtctgcctcggcctcccaaaatgctgggatcacaggcatgaaccactgcgcccgaccCTATAACCCATTTTTAAGTCCCAACAGGCCTTCACTTTGGGGCCAAATGAGGCCATCACCCTCTTCATTATGGTATGGGAAGGACTTTAGACCTTGGATGCTTGCCTCTATCCTTTGTACCACATCTCATGCATTCTTTCTATACTCTATGGAGACTAATCCCTGTCATTCATTCTAACCCTCCTTCCCCAGACATTTCCCATTGCTTCCCCACCCTCCTTTTGGGTATTGCCTGGGTAGGAAACTCGCTTTGCGGTATCATCCTGACAAGAATCCAGGGGATGCTCAAGCAGCAGAAATATTCAAAGAGATCAACACAGCTCACGCCATACTGAGCGACTCTAAGAAACGGAACATTTACGACCGGCATGGCTCATTGGGAATATATCTGTATGATCACTTCGGTGAAGAAGGCGTCAGATACTATTTTATTATGAATAGTTGTTGGTTCAAGGTACacaattctccagcctcctgtAAGAATAAGGAAAGAAGGGTGACCTTCCTCTCCTTAGGACAAATGCTTCTGTTGTCTCATTTTCTGGGTGTCAGGAGGATTGAGGGAGGGAAGCTTGAACAGTCATATAGAAAACTGCTGGACTGAGGCCATTCTCGCCTACCTTTTAGACACTTGTCATCCTGTGTACACTGCTCacttgttgctgctgctgttgttgctgctgtttttgcTGTGGAACACTTAAACCACCACCTGCGCAggacagtgggagaaaatatcaGCAGAATGTCCAGAGTCAGCCTCCAGGGTCAGGTGAGAATTGTAGGCAGGGACTATGAGGTAAGAAATATCTGGATTGAGAATGAAAGAAATGGTTGGGGCTGGGcacgatgactcacacctgtatcccagcactttgggaggccgagccaggtggatcacctgaggtcaggaatttgagaacagcctggccaacatggcgaaaccacatctctactaaaaatacaaaaattaggtaggcatagtggctcacacctgtagtcccagctacttgggaggctgaggcaggagaatcacctaactcaggagacagaggttgcagtgagccgagatcatgccattgcactccagcctgggcaacagagtgagactctgtctcaaaagaaaaaaaaaaaagaaagaaatggttggGGGTAAGAAAGACCTATGAAAATGGCAGGTTAACCCCTAAAAATGACAATTCAAGTCTGGCACTGGgacaaagtgaagaaaaaaaagatcaatatgTGTTTGTGCACCTTACACAACAAACTGACAGTTTGAATGTAGTGTTATCATCTCCTGTTAAGCTAAGGAACCAGGTGGGAGAGTATGTCTAGAAAAGACAGCAGGTGAAACAGACTTCAGAatgtagtttgttgttgttgagacagaatctcagtctgttgcccaggctggaatgcagtggtgtgacctcagctcattgcaacctccacctcccaggttcaagcagtctactcagatgatccaccaactttggcctcccaacgtgctgggattacaggcgtgagccactgtgcccagcaggatGCAATTTTTTCCATCTAGTCAAAGGAAAGGGCCAGttgcggtggcttgtgcctgtaatcccaacactttgggaagccaaggtgggcggatcacttgagctcaggagtttgagaccagcctcagtaacatggtgaaacccagtctctacaaaaaaaaatgcagaagttagccaggcatggtggtatgcacctgtagtctcagttattggggaggctgaggtggggagatcacttgagtctgggaggttgaggttacagtgagctgcgatcatgccactgcactccagcctgggtgacagagcaagaccctatattaaaaaaaaaaaaaaaaaagaaagaaagaaaagaaaggagcatTCCCACCCCAAATAAACTGTTATAAGCTGATTGAACTTCACACTGGTGCCACCTGGTGATGCTAATGAGTAACTACAAGGTAATGGTTTTCTCATCAGTAGACTACAAAAAGTTACTAAatgtttatgtatgtaaatatatgtataattctATCATAGGAGCCAAATGTGATTttgaaagagaggaaaatatCGAAGATGatttttaagagatgaaaaaGGATGAGGTATGTAAACTGAAAAGCAGCAATAGTTATCAGATAAGAAAAGCatataggctgggtacagtggctcacacctataatgctagcactttgggagtccaaggcggccagatcacaaggtcaggagatcgagaccatcctggccaacatggtaaaacccgtctctactaaaaatacaaaaattatctgggcatggtagtgtgtgcctgtaatcccagctactcgggaggctgaggaagaattgcttgaacaaggaagttggaagtttcagtgaggagatcacgccactgcattccagtgtgataacagagcaagactctgtctcaaaaaaaaaaaaaaaaagaaaagaaagaaaaagaaaaagaaaagcttgtaAGCTAACTTCAGGTGAGTCATTAGTAGAAAGTTgaaatccggccgggcgcggtggctcacgcctgtaatcccagcactttgtgaggccgaggcaggtggatcacgaggtcaacagatcgagaccatcctggtcaacgtggtgaaaccccgtctctactaaaaatacaaaaaattagctgggcatggtggcacgtgcctgtaatcccagctactcgggaggctgaggcaggagaattgcctgaacccaggaggcggaggttgcggtgagccgagatcgcgccattgcactccagcctgggtaacaagagtgaaactccgtctcaaaaaaaaaaaaaaagaaagtttaaatccTTATAGTTTGGACTATGAGTATTTATATCCTTACATGTGGGGATTTGCTTTAAATTCTAGGTAATTATTTCTCCTGATTAATAAAGCACCACCTTCTTCCACCACTAGGTGCTGACCCAGTGAGAGTGCCTTCTGCTGCCCAGTCCCCTAGACACATTGAAGAGAGGAACAAGTTGCCCTGCCCTGACGTTGACCCTGATTTGACCCCTCTTCTTTTAAGAATCTCAACTTCAGAAGCATTGATGACATTGGTCCCAGTAAGGACATCACCTCTACCCTTGGTACCACAACTCTGTATGGGGTAACCCAGCTTCTTCTTTTTAGTTGCAGTCCCAATTTTACTCATCAGAAAgcagccctcccctcccttcccttatGAGGTCCCAGGCGGTGGTGGCAGATTTTTCCTGAAGAGTCTTTTTCCTGTGCCTGTCTTGTTGGAGCCACTGCCAGCTGGTAGGGTCCCCAAGCCCCTTGGGATAGCTCCACTAAGAGCCTGGTAACTGAGCAGGGTGGATCCTGTCCCGGGAGCTGCTGCACCAGTTAACTCTCCCTTGTTGCAACTCTGTGTACCAAGAACCCCTAGCATCATCCTCATTCCTAAGCCAATATGCCTTTATGGAGCTGGTCTCACTTTCTGGTGCCCACGGCCGTTGGCATCGCCAGCCTCATTCCATGCCACTATGAGTCAACTCAGGAAAACAGCGAGTGCATTTGAGGCTCAGGGGTAGTCATTCCGTCTTTAGATTCTCCTTGGACTTCAACTACCAGCACAGCATGCATTAGCATTGGTCCTGTGGGTTGCCTGAAGTTTAAACATCAGTGCCTGCTTGCCTCCATCCTTTTTACATCTTATGCAGGCCGATTGACATAtaatttgttcttaaaaataGGGGCATGGCATCTGTGATCCAGAAAAGTCTGTACTTTACGGATTCTTTTCCCACTCTTGCCTCTTTGTGCTGCTATTTCGTGTCCTCTTCACACCATGTGTTTCCCACCCACTCAGGGTCACAGCCTACTAACTCCTGAAACTTCTCTCCCTGGACTGGGAGAAGGGCTAAAGAATGTCAGTAAATAAAAGAGCTTCTGTCCAATCCCAAGGCATATGTTGGgcccaaaaaaagacaaactgtgTGTGTCTGGGGTGAAGAAAAAGGGCCTAAAGAAATTGCTTCTTAGCcctttggctaagatcaagtggaGAAAAAGACATGTAGGAGAAAAAGTCAGTGCTCACAACTGGGGTGAGCCTGGCTTGGAGAGTAGGAGTCCCGAACACCTGTGGGGCTGGGGTAGAGGCTCCCTCGAGACTTGTGATTATGACTTTGTCAGTACTCTAAAATTTCCCTGGAGATTGATTCCCTGGGTGCCTGAAATAGGCCCCTGGCATTCAGGTCCTTTCTGCCCAGCTCACCTTCTCCCAATTTCCTAACAAATTTGAAGTCTTTAGAGTGGCTCCAGGGATGTGTTCGTGGACCAGAATCCCACATTTCCTCGGGGGGCATGCTCATAGGTATGTCCAAGCTGTGGCacaacagtcatttctagcctcTTGAGCTTCTTTTCCTAGGGTGATATAAGAAAAGGCTGGGCAAGAACAAATGGAGCCTGAGGTGTTGGACAAGAGGCTTGATGTCGTCCCTGGAGCTGCTGTTCTGAATCACACAGTCTTGAGGAGGAGGGCCTGGGTCACTGGTTGAGCCTGTGGAGGAGGAAACTGTTACTGACTCTAAGTCTGGCAGGATCTTTCCTCCCACCCTGAGCTATGTATGGGTGCCTCTCACACAGGCCAATTTAGATTCTGTGTCACTGTCCTGGAAGGAAGGCCCAAGCCAGAGCAGGGGTCCCGGGCTCAGAGGAGCCTTCAGAGTGAGAGGGCAGCCCCTTTGCCGACCCACCTTTCACCGTAAGCAGTGGTGCTGGCCTTGCTCTTGCTCAAGGGAGTCACCCATTCCTGAGTGAGTCAGGGTCACTCACTCCGTGACAGCTGTGGCTCGCCTTACATGAGCTAAATTGGGAATTGGAATGTCATGCAGATACCCCttgtctccccacccccacagtaAAATTAATCTCCTCTCTGGGGAGTAAGGGACAAATAGTGCTACCCACAGAGTGAACAAGACAGGGTCATTTAGGAAACAGGAGAATTTTACAGAGAAAGGGATAGATAAAACTACATGAGCCTGGCGAGGGTgcagagcagagagcagagaaagaaaagtgtctGAAGACTGCTCTCTGGGACGAGATAAGTTGTTAAAGAAAGGGACAGGAGAGATAGCAGTGCTATTTCAAGAGTGAGCCACAGAAGGGAATCCACAGGCTGTCTAAGCGAGGAAGGGTCTGCAGACAGTGAGTGAAGGCCAGGAACAGGGCCCAGGCCGGGGCAGGTGCGACCACCGAGGGGATGAACTTCACAGTGGGTTTCAAGCCGCTGCTAGGGGATGCACACAGCATGGATAACCTGGAGAAGCAGCTCATCTGCCCCATCTGCCTGGAGATGTTCTCCAAACCGGTGGTGATCCTGCCCTGTCAACACAACCTGTGCCGCAAGTGTGCCAACGACGTCTTCCAGGTGGGCATGAGGGATGGGGCAGGGCCAGGTAAAGCAAGGCAGCCCTGTGGGGGACTGATCAGGTCAGAGCTGAGACCCCAGAAGGTGATGGATAGAGTGCTCTTTGAGGTGGGTGGTGGCTGTTGTGGCTGGAGAGCAGAAGTACTGGGGTCCAAGCAAATCCCAGAGCAAGCATGAGTCAGCAGCTGCCCGTAGGCTGGTAGGTCTAGCCTGTACGTGGCCAGCAGCTGGAGTGCTGGGATCTACGAGGAAAGGAGACCCCGTGGAAACTGGGAGGGAGGGGATCCTACACTGGGCTTTACAAGAGCCTGTGCCAGACTCTGCAGTCCAGTTGGGAGTTTCAGACTTTGAGTGCATTGTGGAAAATCTGGCGAAAAGATTAATGAgataatgaaatgttaaaaaataagtaaaataaaacataacccTGTGAGAAAGCACCACAGTGGCAATAGAACTATTTGTATTTAAGGAAAATTCAGTGCATCCGTTGTGGGGACAGAGATATGGTAGGCAGGAGACTGGGACTTCTCCCCAACACGAGTTCATACGTGTCACCCTCTAGATCATTCA
This region includes:
- the DNAJC5G gene encoding dnaJ homolog subfamily C member 5G isoform X2, which translates into the protein MATVNEAARRLSKSGTSLYAVLELKKGASPEDIKKSYRHLSSCVHCSLVAAAVVAAVFAVEHLNHHLRRTVGENISRMSRVSLQGQEPNVILKERKISKMIFKR
- the DNAJC5G gene encoding dnaJ homolog subfamily C member 5G isoform X1 translates to MATVNEAARRLSKSGTSLYAVLELKKGASPEDIKKSYRHFPLLPHPPFGYCLGRKLALRYHPDKNPGDAQAAEIFKEINTAHAILSDSKKRNIYDRHGSLGIYLYDHFGEEGVRYYFIMNSCWFKTLVILCTLLTCCCCCCCCCFCCGTLKPPPAQDSGRKYQQNVQSQPPGSGAKCDFEREENIEDDF